The bacterium sequence CTTCAAAGCTTTCGGAATAAACGCGGTTAGAATTGGCGATAGAATTTGCGATGAGGACGCTTTACTTGCAGAGAAAGTTTTGGGGTTGGAAAATACTTGTGCAATCGTCCTTGATAGACCTTATGTCGACTTTTTGATCTCAGAAGATCCATCTAAATTGAAAAAAAGAATATTGGAAAGCTTTGAGAGACAATTG is a genomic window containing:
- a CDS encoding AAA family ATPase, yielding MKKLMISSTESFSGKSGITLSLALILKERGYDVGYFKAFGINAVRIGDRICDEDALLAEKVLGLENTCAIVLDRPYVDFLISEDPSKLKKRILESFERQL